One Sanguibacter keddieii DSM 10542 genomic window carries:
- the smc gene encoding chromosome segregation protein SMC translates to MHLKTLTLRGFKSFASATTLNLEPGVTCVVGPNGSGKSNVVDALAWVMGEQGAKTLRGGKMEDVIFAGTSGRPPLGRAEVSLTIDNSDGALPIEYAEVTISRTLFRNGGSEYAINGSSCRLLDIQDLLSDSGLGREMHVIVGQGQLDAVLRATPEERRGFIEEAAGVLKHRKRKEKALRKLDAMQGNLLRLTDLTAEIRRQLGPLGRQAEAARRAAVVQADLRDARSRLLADDLAQLTASLEQELADESALRARQAEAEAALEVARTSLREAEAGLAAAGPAAAAASATWYALGSARDRLESTRSLAAERVRLLSAPVEHRRGQDPEELEAQAERARDTEDELVAEVAGHEAALARSTERRAEAEAEVALRERELATLVRGAADRREGVARLAGQVAAKQSRVDATRAEIDRLEDSLAEASTRQSGASSELEDLESEVMDVEQGQEGLDAAHEEAVEALEGALHALRELEAESRQAAQDHSTWSARSETLDLSLTRKDGAGAVLGAGTLDGVVGSVAALLTVETGYADAVVAALGPLADAVAVESVGAAVEVLRYLRTEDAGRASIVLGAPDQAPQTGTAVSAAPLTPPADLPDGAVVASSVVSAGRGLGAGLVGVLDRTIVVDDLVQARRVVEAHPGWTVVTRAGDLLSSDRAWGGSAAAPSVLHLQAALDEARAAAADAQRRGADADRRRETVERAVQSAQERADAALDRLHASDAAHSAVAERLGQLGAAARSAAAEAVRTQERIDAATRTLADDEAQLVELVARLDAAEADPQDTEDAIEDATRARDGAADDAAQARAAETEARLALRTSEERARALSGRAQSLERAARAEREARDQAERREVARRRQVVVAEAVRDGAASAARYCDVSIGLATVRRDEAEADRGARDAEVVRARQRQDALAEELRSITDVAHRDEVARAQQQARVEALRQRAVDELGTDPDVLVEEFGPHRLVVDAEVAAQQRADHGAGEGDDRPGQPADDEPVGRPYVRAEQEKRLQSAERAMARLGRVNPLALEEFAALEERHTFLTEQLADLKRSRADLLEIVREIDERVERVFTEAFEDTSAQFDEVFPRLFPGGEGRLVLTDPTDMLTTGIEVEARPAGKKVKRLSLLSGGERSLTAVALLVSIFKARPSPFYVMDEVEAALDDTNLGRLLEIFVELQRDSQLIVITHQKRTMEIADALYGVTMRGDGVTTVISQRIREPVER, encoded by the coding sequence GTGCACCTCAAGACCCTCACCCTGCGCGGGTTCAAGTCGTTCGCCTCCGCGACGACGCTGAACCTCGAGCCCGGCGTGACCTGCGTCGTCGGCCCGAACGGCTCGGGAAAGTCGAACGTCGTCGACGCCCTCGCCTGGGTGATGGGGGAGCAGGGCGCCAAGACGTTGCGCGGCGGCAAGATGGAGGACGTGATCTTCGCCGGCACGTCGGGCCGGCCCCCGCTCGGCCGTGCCGAGGTGTCGCTGACGATCGACAACAGCGACGGGGCGCTGCCCATCGAGTACGCCGAGGTGACGATCAGCCGGACGTTGTTCCGCAACGGCGGCTCGGAGTACGCGATCAACGGGTCGTCGTGCCGGCTCCTCGACATCCAGGACCTGCTCTCGGACTCGGGTCTGGGGCGCGAGATGCACGTGATCGTGGGGCAGGGACAGCTCGACGCCGTGCTGCGCGCGACCCCGGAGGAGAGGCGCGGCTTCATCGAGGAGGCGGCGGGAGTCCTCAAGCACCGCAAGCGCAAGGAGAAGGCGCTCCGCAAGCTCGACGCCATGCAGGGCAACCTGCTGAGGCTCACCGACCTCACCGCCGAGATCCGGCGCCAGCTCGGCCCTCTCGGGCGGCAGGCCGAGGCGGCCCGTCGCGCCGCGGTGGTCCAGGCGGACCTCCGCGACGCGAGGTCGAGGCTGCTCGCCGACGACCTCGCCCAGCTCACGGCCTCGCTCGAGCAGGAGCTCGCGGACGAGAGCGCCCTGCGTGCTCGGCAGGCCGAGGCAGAGGCCGCCCTCGAGGTGGCCCGCACGTCGTTGCGCGAGGCCGAGGCCGGGCTCGCTGCGGCGGGCCCGGCCGCCGCCGCTGCGAGTGCCACCTGGTACGCCCTCGGGTCCGCGCGGGACCGGCTCGAGTCGACGCGGTCGCTGGCCGCCGAGCGGGTGCGTCTGCTGAGCGCCCCGGTCGAGCACCGCCGTGGCCAGGACCCGGAGGAGCTGGAGGCGCAGGCCGAGCGCGCGCGGGACACCGAGGACGAGCTCGTCGCCGAGGTCGCCGGGCACGAGGCTGCCCTGGCCCGGAGCACCGAGCGCCGCGCAGAGGCAGAGGCAGAGGTCGCGCTCCGTGAGCGGGAGCTCGCGACCCTGGTGCGGGGCGCGGCAGACCGCCGCGAGGGGGTCGCTCGCCTCGCCGGGCAGGTGGCGGCGAAGCAGTCGCGGGTGGACGCGACACGCGCCGAGATCGACCGGCTCGAGGACTCGCTGGCCGAGGCCTCGACCCGTCAGAGCGGAGCGAGCAGCGAGCTCGAGGACCTCGAGTCCGAGGTGATGGACGTCGAGCAGGGCCAGGAAGGGCTGGACGCCGCGCACGAGGAGGCGGTCGAGGCGCTCGAGGGTGCCCTGCACGCGCTGCGCGAGCTCGAGGCGGAGTCGAGGCAGGCAGCGCAGGACCACTCCACCTGGTCCGCGCGGAGCGAGACCCTCGACCTCAGCCTCACCCGCAAGGACGGCGCAGGCGCCGTGCTCGGGGCGGGCACCCTCGACGGTGTCGTGGGCTCGGTCGCGGCGCTGCTGACCGTCGAGACGGGCTACGCCGACGCGGTCGTGGCGGCCCTCGGTCCGCTGGCCGACGCGGTGGCGGTCGAGTCGGTGGGCGCGGCCGTCGAGGTGCTGCGCTACCTGCGGACCGAGGACGCCGGGCGCGCGAGCATCGTGCTCGGTGCGCCGGACCAGGCCCCGCAGACGGGCACCGCTGTGTCAGCCGCACCTCTGACACCTCCTGCGGACCTCCCGGACGGCGCGGTCGTCGCGTCCTCGGTGGTCTCGGCCGGGCGTGGTCTCGGCGCGGGCCTGGTCGGCGTGCTGGACCGGACGATCGTGGTCGACGACCTCGTGCAGGCCCGTCGCGTGGTCGAGGCCCACCCGGGGTGGACGGTGGTGACCCGTGCCGGTGACCTGCTGTCCTCCGACCGGGCCTGGGGAGGGTCTGCCGCGGCACCGAGCGTGCTGCACCTGCAGGCTGCGCTCGACGAGGCGCGTGCTGCCGCAGCGGACGCCCAGCGTCGTGGCGCGGACGCGGACCGCCGGCGGGAGACGGTCGAGCGTGCGGTGCAGTCTGCCCAGGAGCGTGCCGACGCCGCGCTCGACCGGCTGCACGCCTCGGACGCTGCGCACTCTGCGGTCGCCGAGCGCCTCGGGCAGCTCGGCGCGGCAGCCCGGTCGGCCGCCGCGGAGGCCGTCCGGACGCAGGAGCGGATCGACGCGGCCACCCGGACCCTCGCCGACGACGAGGCACAGCTCGTGGAGCTGGTCGCCCGGCTCGACGCGGCCGAGGCCGACCCCCAGGACACCGAGGACGCGATCGAGGACGCCACCCGGGCACGAGACGGTGCTGCCGACGACGCTGCGCAGGCACGCGCGGCGGAGACCGAGGCCCGGCTGGCCCTGCGCACGAGCGAGGAGCGCGCCCGTGCGCTCTCGGGACGCGCCCAGTCGCTCGAGCGGGCGGCTCGCGCCGAGCGGGAGGCCCGTGACCAGGCCGAGCGCCGCGAGGTCGCACGGAGGCGCCAGGTGGTGGTCGCCGAGGCGGTCCGCGACGGTGCGGCGTCGGCGGCGCGGTACTGCGACGTCTCGATCGGCCTCGCCACCGTGCGCCGGGACGAGGCGGAGGCAGACCGCGGGGCGCGGGACGCGGAGGTGGTGCGCGCCCGGCAGCGTCAGGACGCGCTCGCCGAAGAGCTGCGGTCGATCACCGACGTCGCGCACCGCGACGAGGTGGCACGTGCCCAGCAGCAGGCGCGGGTCGAGGCGCTGCGCCAGCGTGCGGTCGACGAGCTCGGCACCGACCCGGACGTGCTGGTCGAGGAGTTCGGTCCGCACCGGCTGGTGGTCGACGCAGAGGTCGCGGCGCAGCAGCGCGCGGACCACGGAGCGGGGGAGGGCGACGACCGTCCCGGGCAGCCCGCCGACGACGAGCCGGTCGGCCGCCCGTACGTCCGGGCGGAGCAGGAGAAGCGGCTGCAGTCCGCCGAGCGTGCCATGGCACGGCTGGGCCGGGTCAACCCGCTCGCCCTCGAGGAGTTCGCGGCCCTCGAGGAGCGGCACACCTTCCTCACGGAGCAGCTGGCCGACCTGAAGCGGTCTCGCGCCGACCTCCTCGAGATCGTCCGCGAGATCGACGAGCGGGTCGAGCGGGTCTTCACCGAGGCCTTCGAGGACACGAGCGCCCAGTTCGACGAGGTCTTCCCCCGGCTGTTCCCCGGCGGCGAGGGGCGCCTGGTCCTCACCGACCCGACGGACATGCTCACCACCGGCATCGAGGTCGAGGCGCGACCGGCCGGCAAGAAGGTCAAGCGGCTGTCCCTGCTCTCGGGCGGTGAGCGCTCCCTCACGGCGGTCGCGCTGCTCGTGTCGATCTTCAAGGCGCGCCCGAGCCCCTTCTACGTCATGGACGAGGTCGAGGCGGCGCTCGACGACACGAACCTGGGACGGCTGCTCGAGATCTTCGTCGAGCTCCAGCGCGACAGCCAGCTGATCGTCATCACGCACCAGAAGCGCACGATGGAGATCGCGGACGCCCTCTACGGGGTGACGATGCGCGGGGACGGTGTGACCACCGTCATCAGCCAGCGGATCCGGGAGCCCGTCGAGCGGTGA
- the ndk gene encoding nucleoside-diphosphate kinase, whose amino-acid sequence MTTNAPAVSRTLVLVKPDGVRRGLSGEILRRIEAKGYTLAAVQLVTPSRELLEEHYAEHQGKPFFEPLVEFMLSGPVLAVVAEGHGVIPGFRSLAGATDPTAAAPGTVRGDLGRDWGLKVTQNLVHGSDSEESAAREIALWFPAA is encoded by the coding sequence ATGACCACGAACGCACCTGCTGTCTCCCGCACGCTCGTCCTCGTCAAGCCCGACGGTGTCCGTCGGGGTCTGTCCGGCGAGATCCTCCGCCGCATCGAGGCCAAGGGCTACACGCTCGCGGCCGTCCAGCTCGTGACGCCGTCGCGCGAGCTCCTCGAGGAGCACTACGCCGAGCACCAGGGCAAGCCCTTCTTCGAGCCGCTCGTCGAGTTCATGCTCTCCGGACCCGTGCTGGCCGTCGTCGCCGAGGGCCACGGCGTGATCCCTGGCTTCCGCTCGCTCGCCGGCGCGACCGACCCGACCGCGGCCGCCCCGGGCACGGTCCGCGGCGACCTCGGCCGCGACTGGGGCCTCAAGGTCACCCAGAACCTCGTGCACGGCTCGGACTCCGAGGAGTCCGCCGCGCGTGAGATCGCCCTCTGGTTCCCGGCAGCCTGA
- a CDS encoding DUF4233 domain-containing protein, whose product MSSSSSPAAPDPSGTPGGEGAAAHQPSAPKIVRKKAAKPQFAGTMLVLEAFVVLFATLTASKLLDVPALTVWIIGGVLALVLMILSRTVTVPGGYVAGSVVQVPVLAIGIAIPLMIPVAVVFIALWAVSLWLGAKIDRERAEYDAAHPDEAPNVA is encoded by the coding sequence GTGAGCTCATCTTCGTCGCCAGCAGCCCCCGACCCGTCCGGCACGCCCGGAGGGGAGGGGGCTGCTGCGCATCAGCCCAGCGCCCCCAAGATCGTCCGCAAGAAGGCGGCCAAGCCGCAGTTCGCCGGGACCATGCTCGTGCTCGAGGCCTTCGTGGTGCTCTTCGCCACGCTCACGGCCTCGAAGCTCCTCGACGTCCCGGCGCTCACCGTGTGGATCATCGGTGGTGTCCTCGCGCTGGTGCTCATGATCCTCTCGCGCACCGTCACGGTCCCGGGTGGCTACGTGGCCGGCTCGGTCGTCCAGGTCCCGGTGCTCGCGATCGGCATCGCCATCCCGCTGATGATCCCGGTGGCCGTCGTCTTCATCGCGCTGTGGGCCGTCTCGCTGTGGCTCGGTGCCAAGATCGACCGGGAGCGCGCCGAGTACGACGCCGCCCACCCGGACGAGGCGCCGAACGTCGCCTGA
- a CDS encoding MDR family MFS transporter has translation MASAPPSTPSSAAADAPLVVLDQRTVWTIFGALLASMFMSSLDQSILGTAMPTIVGELNGVEHQGWLMTAYILAIAIVMPLYGKFGDMWGRRWPFIIAIGLFTVASAGAGFAQSFGELVAWRGVQGLGGGGLMILSQAIIADIVPARERGKYMGPMGALFGISAVIGPLLGGLFTDHANWRWCFWINIPIGLAAMIVAWRTLRLPTHRSGKKVDVLGILFMVLATSSLVLVTSWQSWSGQSSYDWSHAGLLALALTFAASTALFIIVEHRAEEPLIPLHLFKNPTFTISTSVGLVIGMGMFAALSFLPTFLQMSAGVGVTASGFLMLPMMAGLMLTAITSGVLITKTGRYKKYPVAGMAIATIGLVSLTQISGETSMVVFGLMLFVLGAGLGLVMQTIVLAVQNAVDPKEIGTATSSNNFFREIGAAVGVAVFSTIFTGRLTSNLTEVAGSVPPEQAAQLDPTGVTPEAVAALPEPLKQGVIDAFADSLAPAFWYLVPLLVIGFLLTLFLKEVTLSTEAGMVARGEAVAGGGAPAAAAAADRAPALSESETVVLDTDAHPADDPQGTRPSVS, from the coding sequence ATGGCCTCCGCACCACCCTCCACCCCGTCCTCCGCAGCGGCCGACGCGCCGCTCGTGGTCCTGGACCAGCGCACCGTCTGGACGATCTTCGGCGCGCTGCTCGCCTCGATGTTCATGTCCTCGCTCGACCAGTCCATCCTCGGCACCGCGATGCCGACGATCGTCGGCGAGCTCAACGGCGTCGAGCACCAGGGCTGGCTCATGACGGCCTACATCCTCGCCATCGCCATCGTCATGCCGCTCTACGGCAAGTTCGGCGACATGTGGGGCCGACGCTGGCCCTTCATCATCGCGATCGGCCTCTTCACCGTCGCCTCCGCAGGAGCGGGCTTCGCGCAGAGCTTCGGCGAGCTGGTCGCCTGGCGCGGCGTCCAGGGGCTCGGCGGAGGTGGCCTCATGATCCTGTCGCAGGCGATCATCGCCGACATCGTCCCCGCCCGGGAGCGCGGCAAGTACATGGGCCCCATGGGTGCCCTCTTCGGCATCTCCGCCGTCATCGGCCCGCTGCTCGGCGGGCTCTTCACCGACCACGCCAACTGGCGCTGGTGCTTCTGGATCAACATCCCGATCGGCCTCGCCGCGATGATCGTCGCCTGGCGGACCCTGCGGCTCCCGACCCACCGCTCGGGCAAGAAGGTCGACGTGCTCGGCATCCTCTTCATGGTGCTCGCCACGTCGAGCCTCGTGCTCGTCACGAGCTGGCAGAGCTGGAGCGGGCAGAGCAGCTACGACTGGTCGCACGCCGGTCTGCTCGCGCTCGCCCTCACCTTCGCCGCGTCGACGGCGCTCTTCATCATCGTCGAGCACCGCGCCGAGGAGCCCCTCATCCCGCTGCACCTCTTCAAGAACCCGACCTTCACCATCTCCACGAGCGTCGGCCTGGTCATCGGCATGGGCATGTTCGCCGCCCTGAGCTTCCTGCCGACCTTCCTCCAGATGTCCGCAGGCGTGGGCGTCACGGCCTCCGGGTTCCTCATGCTGCCGATGATGGCCGGGCTGATGCTCACCGCCATCACCTCCGGAGTCCTCATCACCAAGACCGGCCGGTACAAGAAGTACCCGGTGGCCGGCATGGCGATCGCCACGATCGGGCTCGTCTCGCTCACCCAGATCTCCGGCGAGACCTCGATGGTCGTCTTCGGTCTCATGCTCTTCGTGCTCGGCGCCGGCCTCGGCCTCGTGATGCAGACCATCGTGCTGGCCGTGCAGAACGCGGTCGACCCGAAGGAGATCGGTACCGCGACGAGCTCGAACAACTTCTTCCGCGAGATCGGCGCAGCCGTCGGCGTCGCCGTCTTCTCGACCATCTTCACGGGGCGCCTCACGAGCAACCTCACCGAGGTCGCCGGGTCCGTGCCGCCCGAGCAGGCCGCGCAGCTCGACCCGACCGGCGTCACGCCCGAGGCTGTCGCCGCTCTGCCCGAACCCCTCAAGCAGGGGGTCATCGACGCCTTCGCCGACTCCCTCGCCCCGGCCTTCTGGTACCTCGTGCCGCTGCTGGTGATCGGGTTCCTGCTCACGCTGTTCCTCAAGGAGGTCACGCTCTCGACCGAGGCCGGCATGGTCGCCCGCGGCGAGGCCGTGGCCGGTGGAGGGGCGCCCGCTGCCGCGGCAGCCGCCGACCGGGCCCCCGCGCTCTCCGAGAGCGAGACCGTGGTGCTCGACACCGACGCGCACCCGGCCGACGACCCACAGGGCACGCGACCGTCGGTATCCTGA
- a CDS encoding TetR/AcrR family transcriptional regulator: protein MPTPPPDPGPGLRERKKAARREALVSASHDLVSRLGLDAVTVEMICDEVGVSPRTFFNYFASKVDAVLGIQETPLSGETAEVFAGGGPTGDLLDDCAAVVGSMLDSAPIDLDRMALVMELSQREPALLVRQLAWFEERTEELAGLAARRTGAETPGATEKMISSLVLLVVRSTLARWEIAGSAGLPSSHLPDVTAELRTLVAPAPDAHTSSPA from the coding sequence GTGCCCACTCCTCCTCCCGACCCCGGTCCCGGACTGCGCGAGCGCAAGAAGGCGGCGCGCCGCGAGGCGCTCGTCTCCGCGTCTCACGACCTCGTGTCCCGGCTCGGCCTCGACGCCGTCACCGTCGAGATGATCTGCGACGAGGTCGGGGTCTCGCCCCGCACCTTCTTCAACTACTTCGCCTCGAAGGTCGACGCCGTCCTGGGGATCCAGGAGACGCCGCTCTCCGGCGAGACCGCCGAGGTCTTCGCCGGGGGCGGCCCGACGGGCGACCTCCTCGACGACTGCGCGGCCGTCGTCGGCTCCATGCTCGACAGCGCGCCGATCGACCTCGACCGCATGGCCCTGGTCATGGAGCTGTCGCAGCGCGAGCCGGCGCTGCTCGTCCGCCAGCTCGCCTGGTTCGAGGAGCGCACCGAAGAGCTCGCAGGTCTCGCCGCCCGCAGGACCGGCGCCGAGACCCCGGGCGCCACCGAGAAGATGATCAGCTCGTTGGTCCTCCTCGTGGTGCGCTCCACCCTCGCCCGGTGGGAGATCGCCGGCAGTGCCGGCCTCCCGTCCAGCCACCTCCCTGACGTCACCGCCGAGCTCCGGACGCTGGTCGCGCCCGCGCCCGACGCGCACACCTCGTCCCCCGCCTAG
- the dhaM gene encoding dihydroxyacetone kinase phosphoryl donor subunit DhaM, translating to MSARVALVLVSHSRQLAEGVAELAAQMAPGVQIVAAGGTDTGGLGTSYDRVLEAVSTGLAAAGGVVVLADLGSAILTVDSVLEVLDEGPGSVVLADAPFVEGAVAAAVTAHGGGTVAEVLDSAEHAGTTFAVREPRPPHSPVDDAGDLSQRTVVVRNPLGLHARPAAVLARLIAGLDAAVTINGANGASVLEIMKLGATGGQGLVLSATGPAAEEALDAVATAIEGGFGEV from the coding sequence ATGAGCGCCCGCGTCGCCCTGGTCCTCGTCTCGCACTCGCGCCAGCTCGCCGAGGGCGTCGCGGAGCTCGCCGCGCAGATGGCGCCCGGCGTGCAGATCGTCGCCGCCGGGGGCACCGACACCGGCGGGCTCGGCACGAGCTACGACCGGGTCCTCGAGGCCGTCAGCACCGGGCTCGCCGCCGCCGGTGGTGTCGTGGTGCTCGCCGACCTGGGCTCGGCGATCCTCACGGTCGACTCGGTCCTCGAGGTGCTCGACGAGGGACCCGGCTCGGTCGTGCTCGCCGACGCACCGTTCGTCGAGGGAGCGGTCGCCGCAGCGGTGACCGCCCACGGCGGCGGGACCGTCGCCGAGGTGCTCGACTCCGCCGAGCACGCAGGCACCACCTTCGCGGTGCGCGAGCCCCGCCCGCCGCACTCGCCCGTCGACGACGCCGGCGACCTCTCGCAGCGCACGGTCGTGGTGCGCAACCCGCTCGGCCTGCACGCGCGACCCGCCGCCGTCCTCGCGCGGCTCATCGCGGGGCTCGACGCCGCGGTCACCATCAACGGGGCCAACGGCGCGAGCGTCCTGGAGATCATGAAGCTCGGCGCCACCGGGGGACAGGGCCTCGTCCTCAGCGCGACCGGGCCTGCTGCCGAGGAGGCGCTCGACGCCGTGGCGACCGCGATCGAGGGCGGGTTCGGCGAGGTCTGA
- the dhaL gene encoding dihydroxyacetone kinase subunit DhaL, translating to MTLDVAWAQRWARESAAAIAAARDELVELDRQIGDGDHGENLNRGFQAVVAKVDAADQHPELVSDVLRTVATTLMSSVGGASGPLYGTAFLRAAKVSGLATLDAHAVVALLEGALEGITARGKAAPGEKTMVDAWGPAVDAAVDAADAGASPVEVLQAAARAASVGASQTSSLVATKGRASYLGERSIGHEDPGAASSALILQAAVDAAVGTASESTPDSTTGRPADVPVTGDEA from the coding sequence ATGACCCTGGACGTGGCGTGGGCACAGCGGTGGGCGCGCGAGAGCGCAGCAGCGATCGCGGCAGCCCGGGACGAGCTCGTCGAGCTGGACCGTCAGATCGGCGACGGCGACCACGGGGAGAACCTCAACCGCGGCTTCCAGGCGGTCGTGGCCAAGGTCGACGCGGCCGACCAGCACCCCGAGCTCGTCTCGGACGTGCTCAGGACGGTCGCGACGACCCTCATGTCGTCCGTCGGCGGGGCGTCGGGACCGCTCTACGGGACGGCCTTCCTCCGGGCCGCGAAGGTCAGCGGGCTCGCCACCCTCGACGCGCACGCCGTCGTCGCGCTCCTCGAGGGGGCGCTCGAGGGCATCACGGCACGCGGCAAGGCCGCACCCGGCGAGAAGACGATGGTCGACGCCTGGGGTCCCGCCGTCGACGCGGCGGTCGACGCGGCGGACGCCGGCGCGTCCCCGGTCGAGGTCCTGCAGGCCGCCGCCCGCGCGGCGTCCGTGGGCGCGAGCCAGACGTCGTCCCTCGTGGCGACCAAGGGACGCGCGTCCTACCTCGGAGAGCGCAGCATCGGGCACGAGGACCCGGGCGCCGCGTCGTCAGCCCTGATCCTCCAGGCCGCGGTCGACGCCGCGGTCGGCACCGCGTCCGAGAGCACGCCCGACAGCACGACCGGCAGACCGGCCGACGTGCCTGTGACGGGAGACGAGGCATGA
- the dhaK gene encoding dihydroxyacetone kinase subunit DhaK, translating to MKKLINDPENVVAESVEGFGWAHDDIVEVRTDPLLVLRKGGAVEGQVGLVSGGGAGHEPLHAGFVGEGMLTAAVPGAVFTSPTPDQIQPALTAADSGRGVLAIVKNYTGDVLNFETAVELAEDEGTTVRTVVVTDDVAVEDSLYTAGRRGVAGTLVVEKIAGASAARGDDLDTVTAVAARVCSQVRSMGVALAAPTVPHVGRPSFDLADDEVEIGIGIHGEPGRHRIPAAPADEIAQMLLEPVVDDLDLQPGEPVLLFVNGMGGTPQSELYVVYRQARRLLEARGVTVARSLVGSYVTSLEMQGASVTVLRLDDELTHLWDAPVRTAALHW from the coding sequence GTGAAGAAGCTCATCAACGACCCGGAGAACGTCGTCGCGGAATCGGTCGAAGGGTTCGGGTGGGCCCACGACGACATCGTCGAGGTCCGCACCGACCCCCTGCTCGTCCTCCGCAAGGGTGGCGCCGTCGAGGGCCAGGTCGGCCTGGTCTCGGGCGGGGGAGCGGGCCACGAGCCCCTGCACGCCGGCTTCGTCGGCGAGGGGATGCTCACGGCGGCCGTCCCCGGCGCCGTGTTCACCTCCCCGACCCCTGACCAGATCCAGCCCGCCCTGACCGCCGCAGACAGCGGTCGGGGTGTGCTCGCGATCGTCAAGAACTACACGGGCGACGTCCTCAACTTCGAGACCGCCGTCGAGCTCGCCGAGGACGAGGGGACGACGGTGCGGACCGTCGTGGTGACCGACGACGTCGCGGTCGAGGACTCCCTGTACACGGCGGGTCGCCGAGGGGTCGCCGGCACGCTCGTCGTCGAGAAGATCGCCGGGGCCAGCGCGGCCCGTGGCGACGACCTCGACACCGTGACGGCCGTCGCGGCGCGCGTCTGCTCGCAGGTCCGGTCGATGGGTGTCGCGCTCGCCGCCCCCACCGTCCCGCACGTCGGCCGCCCGAGCTTCGACCTCGCGGACGACGAGGTCGAGATCGGCATCGGCATCCACGGGGAGCCCGGGCGGCACCGCATCCCCGCCGCCCCCGCCGACGAGATCGCGCAGATGCTCCTCGAGCCCGTGGTCGACGACCTCGACCTGCAGCCGGGGGAGCCCGTGTTGCTGTTCGTTAACGGAATGGGCGGCACCCCGCAGTCCGAGCTCTACGTGGTCTATCGTCAGGCTCGCCGGCTCCTCGAGGCACGAGGCGTCACGGTCGCACGGTCTCTCGTCGGGAGCTACGTCACGTCCCTCGAGATGCAGGGCGCGTCGGTGACGGTGCTCCGGCTCGACGACGAGCTCACCCACCTGTGGGACGCCCCTGTGCGGACCGCAGCGCTGCACTGGTGA
- a CDS encoding bifunctional folylpolyglutamate synthase/dihydrofolate synthase: MSTRQNGRRRPTGPEVPAEVRAELDSVYRSIISRAPEHDIDPTLDRVAQVCELLGDPQKAFRTIHLTGTNGKTSTARMTERLVREHGLRTGRFTSPHLTSVTERIAIDGEPISAERFIEVWKDVAPYVEMVDTSSQAAGGPRLSFFEVLTVMAFAAFADAPVDVAIIEVGLGGRWDSTNVVDAEIAIITPVALDHQQWLGDTVEEIAAQKAGIVKDGATLVLAQQDPIAEDVIVEIAAARGAHVVREGTDIEVAERFAAVGGQLMSLRTPAGLYTEIFMPVYGAHQAHNALLALTATEALVSGGGALDGDVVGAAFQGVDSPGRLEVVRRSPTILVDAAHNAAGARALVDAIEESFDFTRLVGVVGILADKDAETILSLLEPVLAEVVVTQSSSVRSHDVDDLEEIAVDIFGEDRVRSAGRLDEAIDVAAGRAESEDLIGVGTGTGVLVTGSVILAAEARTLLGLA; encoded by the coding sequence ATGAGCACCCGCCAGAACGGCCGCCGCCGCCCGACCGGGCCCGAGGTCCCGGCCGAGGTCAGGGCCGAGCTCGACTCGGTCTACCGCAGCATCATCTCGCGAGCCCCCGAGCACGACATCGACCCGACGCTCGACCGCGTCGCGCAGGTCTGCGAGCTGCTCGGCGACCCGCAGAAGGCCTTCCGCACCATCCACCTCACCGGGACCAACGGCAAGACGTCGACGGCGCGCATGACCGAGCGGCTCGTGCGTGAGCACGGCCTGCGCACGGGACGGTTCACGAGCCCGCACCTCACCTCGGTGACGGAGCGCATCGCGATCGACGGCGAGCCCATCAGCGCCGAGCGCTTCATCGAGGTGTGGAAGGACGTCGCGCCCTACGTCGAGATGGTCGACACCTCGTCGCAGGCCGCCGGCGGCCCGCGGCTGTCCTTCTTCGAGGTGCTCACGGTGATGGCCTTCGCGGCCTTCGCCGACGCCCCCGTCGACGTCGCGATCATCGAGGTCGGGCTCGGTGGCCGCTGGGACTCCACGAACGTGGTCGACGCGGAGATCGCGATCATCACGCCCGTGGCGCTCGACCACCAGCAGTGGCTCGGGGACACCGTCGAGGAGATCGCCGCGCAGAAGGCCGGCATCGTCAAGGACGGTGCGACCCTCGTGCTCGCCCAGCAGGACCCGATCGCCGAGGACGTCATCGTCGAGATCGCCGCCGCGCGCGGGGCGCACGTCGTCCGCGAGGGCACGGACATCGAGGTGGCCGAGCGCTTCGCCGCCGTCGGAGGTCAGCTGATGAGCCTGCGCACCCCGGCCGGTCTCTACACGGAGATCTTCATGCCCGTGTACGGCGCGCACCAGGCGCACAACGCGCTGCTCGCGCTCACCGCGACCGAGGCCCTGGTCTCGGGCGGCGGAGCCCTCGACGGCGACGTGGTCGGCGCGGCCTTCCAAGGCGTCGACTCGCCCGGGCGGCTCGAGGTCGTGCGCCGCAGCCCGACGATCCTCGTCGACGCCGCGCACAACGCCGCAGGCGCTCGCGCGCTCGTCGACGCCATCGAGGAGTCCTTCGACTTCACGCGTCTCGTCGGGGTCGTCGGCATCCTCGCCGACAAGGACGCCGAGACGATCCTGTCCCTCCTCGAGCCCGTGCTCGCCGAGGTCGTGGTCACCCAGTCGAGCTCCGTGCGCTCGCACGACGTCGACGACCTCGAGGAGATCGCCGTCGACATCTTCGGAGAGGACCGCGTCCGGTCGGCCGGCCGGCTCGACGAGGCGATCGACGTCGCTGCCGGCCGCGCCGAGAGCGAGGACCTCATCGGTGTCGGCACGGGGACCGGCGTGCTCGTCACCGGGTCCGTGATCCTCGCGGCCGAGGCGCGGACGCTCCTCGGGCTCGCCTGA